The following coding sequences are from one Vulpes vulpes isolate BD-2025 chromosome 12, VulVul3, whole genome shotgun sequence window:
- the DDX28 gene encoding probable ATP-dependent RNA helicase DDX28 has product MAVARPPRLLRLAAQWLCAPRRDLAGRGPEEPLPVVRIPRALQQRQSGRRSSPRLVLARPGPLLISARRRELSQPARLTLGRWERAPLASRGWKNRRSRRDHFSIERAQHEVPALRNLSSEGSFADLGLEPPVLRALKEAAPEVLRPTTVQCSTIPPLLRGRHILCAAETGSGKTLGYLLPLLQRLLGRPGLNPHSTPAPRGLVLVPSRELAEQVRAVAQPLGISLGLQVRELGGGHGMNRIRVQLSKQPPADVLVATPGALWKALKSHLVSLKQLSFLVLDEADTLLDESFLELVDYILLKSHIAEDPDDLKDPFNPKAQLVLVGATFPEGVSQLLSKVASPDSMTTITSSKLHCIMPHVRQTFMRLKGAEKVTELVQILKQHDRAYRTGPSGTILVFCNSSSTVNWLGYILDDHKIQHLRLQGQMPASMRAGIFQCFQKGSRDILLCTDIASRGLDSTHVELVVNYDFPLTLQDYIHRAGRVGRVGSEVPGTVISFVTHPWDVSLVQKIELAARRRRSLPGLDPQ; this is encoded by the coding sequence ATGGCTGTGGCGCGGCCGCCGCGGCTGCTGCGGCTCGCGGCCCAGTGGCTTTGCGCGCCTCGACGGGACCTGGCGGGCCGCGGTCCTGAGGAGCCCCTGCCGGTGGTTCGCATCCCGCGGGCTCTACAACAGCGGCAGAGCGGGCGACGGAGTTCCCCGCGGCTGGTGCTGGCGCGGCCTGGCCCGCTGCTCATCTCGGCGCGGCGGCGGGAGCTGAGCCAGCCGGCGCGCCTCACGCTGGGCCGCTGGGAGCGCGCGCCACTAGCTTCGCGTGGTTGGAAGAATCGGCGCTCGCGCAGAGACCACTTCTCCATCGAGCGCGCGCAACACGAGGTACCAGCGCTGCGGAACCTCTCATCCGAGGGCAGCTTCGCGGACCTGGGTCTGGAACCCCCAGTGCTTCGTGCGCTGAAGGAGGCTGCGCCTGAAGTCCTTCGGCCTACAACCGTGCAGTGCAGCACCATTCCCCCTCTACTTCGCGGCCGCCACATCCTTTGCGCCGCGGAAACGGGCAGTGGCAAGACTCTCGGATACCTACTACCTCTGCTTCAGCGGCTCCTGGGCCGGCCAGGTCTGAATCCCCACAGTACACCTGCTCCTCGAGGCCTCGTCCTTGTGCCTTCGCGAGAATTAGCCGAACAGGTGCGGGCAGTGGCCCAGCCCTTGGGCATCTCTTTGGGCCTCCAGGTGCGAGAGCTAGGGGGAGGCCATGGCATGAATAGGATCCGGGTGCAACTGTCCAAACAACCTCCAGCAGACGTACTAGTGGCCACTCCAGGAGCTCTGTGGAAGGCCCTGAAAAGTCACCTAGTCAGCCTGAAGCAGCTCTCCTTCTTGGTGTTGGATGAGGCAGACACACTATTGGATGAAAGCTTCTTGGAACTAGTGGACTACATCTTGCTGAAGAGCCATATAGCAGAAGACCCAGATGACTTAAAAGACCCCTTCAATCCCAAAGCTCAGTTAGTGCTGGTGGGGGCCACATTTCCCGAAGGTGTAAGCCAGCTGCTGAGTAAAGTTGCCAGCCCAGACTCTATGACCACCATCACCAGCTCTAAGCTCCACTGCATCATGCCTCATGTTAGACAGACATTTATGAGGCTGAAGGGAGCAGAGAAGGTGACTGAATTGGTGCAGATCCTCAAGCAGCATGACAGAGCATATAGGACTGGCCCCTCGGGAACTATTCTGGTGTTCTGTAATAGCTCCAGCACTGTGAACTGGCTGGGATATATTCTGGATGACCACAAAATCCAACACCTAAGGCTGCAGGGACAAATGCCAGCCTCAATGAGAGCAGGTATCTTCCAGTGCTTCCAGAAGGGCTCCCGGGACATACTTCTCTGCACAGACATAGCCTCTCGGGGCCTGGACAGCACCCATGTAGAGCTAGTTGTCAATTACGATTTCCCCCTCACCCTGCAAGACTACATCCATAGAGCCGGTAGGGTGGGCCGTGTAGGGAGTGAGGTGCCTGGCACTGTCATCAGCTTTGTGACCCATCCCTGGGATGTAAGCCTGGTTCAGAAGATTGAGCTGGCAGCTCGTCGGAGGAGAAGTCTTCCAGGACTAGATCCTCAGTGA
- the DPEP2NB gene encoding LOW QUALITY PROTEIN: DPEP2 neighbor protein (The sequence of the model RefSeq protein was modified relative to this genomic sequence to represent the inferred CDS: deleted 2 bases in 2 codons), with protein sequence MSDRIFYIHSNLSSVPWEGSIAATVAPISPPTPGHYHVLYRGCGETQVGWHGETYCLVGGYRTYGDAPVVTPAKVEAEKPISSRALQRHQKDLAESDKDLGCSSPQIWQLQRGGRRLTPQKLTS encoded by the exons ATGTCTGACCGGATCTTCTATATTCATTCTAACTTGTCCTCTGTCCCCTGGGAGGGCAGCATAGCAG CAACAGTGGCTCCCATTTCTCCTCCTACACCTGGTCACTACCATGTCCTCTACCGAGGCTGTGGAGAAACCCAGGTGGGCTGGCATGGAGAGACATACTGCCTGGTTGGAGGCTACCGGACCTATGGGGATGCTCCTGTGGTCACCCCAGCAAAGGTGGAAGCAGAGAAACCAATTTCCAGCAGGGCTCTCCAGAGGCATCAG AAAGACCTAGCAGAATCGGATAAAGACCTAGGTTGCTCCAGC CCCCAAATCTGGCAATTGCAGCGTGGTGGCAGGAGGCTGACCCCACAGAAgctcaccagctga
- the LOC112929445 gene encoding dipeptidase 2-like isoform X2 — translation MRPPSPEGTPAPRGPPLRRLLLVLLLPRLVSDAHTTPGTSSSATRPATPSSPSLRERARALMRDFPLVDGHNDMPLVLRQFYRQGLHDVNLRNFSRGQTSLDRLRDGFVGAQFWSAYVPCQTQERDALRLTLEQIDLIRRMCASYSELELVTSVKALNNTRKLACLIGVEGGHSLDSSLSILRTFYVLGARYLTLTHTCNTPWAESSAKGIHPFYNNVSGLTSFGEKVVVEMNRLGMMVDLSHVSDTVARRALEVSQAPVIFSHSAARGVCKNARNVPDDILQLLKKNGGIVMVSLSSGVLQCNLLANVSTVADHFDYIRAVIGSKFIGIGGDYDGARRFPQGLEDVSTYPVLIEELLRRGWSGEELQGVLRGNLLRVFGQVEQVCRVRHVPTTKTPRGPATVWLG, via the exons ATGCGGCCCCCGAGCCCCGAGGgcacccccgcgccccgcgggcCGCCCCTGCGCCGGCTCCTCCTAGTGTTGCTGCTGCCGCGGCTGGTAAGCGACGCCCACACCACGCCGGGCACCTCCAGCTCCGCGACCCGGCCggccacccccagctccccaagTCTGCGGGAGCGCGCGCGGGCCCTGATGCGCGACTTCCCTCTCGTGGACGG CCACAATGACATGCCCCTTGTCCTGAGGCAGTTTTACCGCCAGGGGCTACACGATGTCAATCTGCGCAATTTCAGCCGTGGCCAGACCAGCCTGGACAGGCTTAGAGACGGTTTCGTCGGTGCCCAG TTCTGGTCAGCCTACGTCCCATGCCAGACCCAGGAACGGGATGCCCTGCGCCTCACCCTGGAGCAAATTGACCTCATCCGCCGCATGTGTGCCTCCTATTCTGAGCTGGAGCTTGTGACCTCAGTTAAAG CTCTGAACAACACCCGGAAGTTGGCTTGCCTCATTGGTGTGGAGGGAGGACACTCACTGGACAGTAGCCTTTCCATCTTGCGTACCTTCTACGTGCTGGGTGCACGTTACCTGACACTCACTCACACCTGCAACACACCCTG GGCAGAGAGCTCAGCTAAGGGCATCCATCCCTTCTACAATAATGTCAGTGGGCTGACCAGCTTcggtgag AAGGTGGTGGTGGAAATGAACCGCTTGGGCATGATGGTAGATTTGTCACATGTCTCAGACACTGTGGCTCGGCGAGCCTTGGAAGTGTCACAGGCACCTGTGATCTTCTCCCACTCGGCTGCCCGAGGTGTGTGTAAGAATGCCAGGAACGTTCCCGATGATATCCTACAGCTTCTG AAGAAGAATGGTGGCATTGTGATGGTGTCTTTGTCATCGGGGGTGCTGCAATGCAACCTGTTAGCCAACGTGTCCACTGTGGCAG ATCACTTTGACTACATCAGGGCAGTCATTGGATCCAAGTTCATTGGAATTGGTGGAGATTATGATGGGGCCAGACG TTTCCCTCAGGGGCTGGAGGATGTGTCCACATACCCAGTTCTGATAGAGGAGTTGCTGAGGCGTGGCTGGAGTGGGGAAGAGCTCCAGGGTGTCCTTCGAGGAAACCTGCTGCGGGTCTTTGGACAGGTGGAACAG
- the LOC112929445 gene encoding dipeptidase 2-like isoform X1 codes for MRPPSPEGTPAPRGPPLRRLLLVLLLPRLVSDAHTTPGTSSSATRPATPSSPSLRERARALMRDFPLVDGHNDMPLVLRQFYRQGLHDVNLRNFSRGQTSLDRLRDGFVGAQFWSAYVPCQTQERDALRLTLEQIDLIRRMCASYSELELVTSVKALNNTRKLACLIGVEGGHSLDSSLSILRTFYVLGARYLTLTHTCNTPWAESSAKGIHPFYNNVSGLTSFGEKVVVEMNRLGMMVDLSHVSDTVARRALEVSQAPVIFSHSAARGVCKNARNVPDDILQLLKKNGGIVMVSLSSGVLQCNLLANVSTVADHFDYIRAVIGSKFIGIGGDYDGARRFPQGLEDVSTYPVLIEELLRRGWSGEELQGVLRGNLLRVFGQVEQVREASKGQRPLEDEFPDEQLSSSCRSVLSRLHQTQYPSPYQKLTEISPEWSPKQSLSKSLPIMAPGLIVIAACSVLILWFW; via the exons ATGCGGCCCCCGAGCCCCGAGGgcacccccgcgccccgcgggcCGCCCCTGCGCCGGCTCCTCCTAGTGTTGCTGCTGCCGCGGCTGGTAAGCGACGCCCACACCACGCCGGGCACCTCCAGCTCCGCGACCCGGCCggccacccccagctccccaagTCTGCGGGAGCGCGCGCGGGCCCTGATGCGCGACTTCCCTCTCGTGGACGG CCACAATGACATGCCCCTTGTCCTGAGGCAGTTTTACCGCCAGGGGCTACACGATGTCAATCTGCGCAATTTCAGCCGTGGCCAGACCAGCCTGGACAGGCTTAGAGACGGTTTCGTCGGTGCCCAG TTCTGGTCAGCCTACGTCCCATGCCAGACCCAGGAACGGGATGCCCTGCGCCTCACCCTGGAGCAAATTGACCTCATCCGCCGCATGTGTGCCTCCTATTCTGAGCTGGAGCTTGTGACCTCAGTTAAAG CTCTGAACAACACCCGGAAGTTGGCTTGCCTCATTGGTGTGGAGGGAGGACACTCACTGGACAGTAGCCTTTCCATCTTGCGTACCTTCTACGTGCTGGGTGCACGTTACCTGACACTCACTCACACCTGCAACACACCCTG GGCAGAGAGCTCAGCTAAGGGCATCCATCCCTTCTACAATAATGTCAGTGGGCTGACCAGCTTcggtgag AAGGTGGTGGTGGAAATGAACCGCTTGGGCATGATGGTAGATTTGTCACATGTCTCAGACACTGTGGCTCGGCGAGCCTTGGAAGTGTCACAGGCACCTGTGATCTTCTCCCACTCGGCTGCCCGAGGTGTGTGTAAGAATGCCAGGAACGTTCCCGATGATATCCTACAGCTTCTG AAGAAGAATGGTGGCATTGTGATGGTGTCTTTGTCATCGGGGGTGCTGCAATGCAACCTGTTAGCCAACGTGTCCACTGTGGCAG ATCACTTTGACTACATCAGGGCAGTCATTGGATCCAAGTTCATTGGAATTGGTGGAGATTATGATGGGGCCAGACG TTTCCCTCAGGGGCTGGAGGATGTGTCCACATACCCAGTTCTGATAGAGGAGTTGCTGAGGCGTGGCTGGAGTGGGGAAGAGCTCCAGGGTGTCCTTCGAGGAAACCTGCTGCGGGTCTTTGGACAGGTGGAACAG GTACGGGAGGCAAGTAAGGGGCAAAGGCCCTTGGAGGATGAGTTCCCGGATGAGCAGCTGAGCAGCTCTTGCCGCTCCGTTCTCTCACGTCTGCATCAGACACAGTACCCTTCTCCATACCAGAAACTAACTGAGATTTCACCTGAGTGGTCCCCTAAACAGTCATTGTCAAAATCTCTCCCCATCATGGCCCCAGGCCTCATAGTTATTGCTGCTTGTTCAGTCCTCATTCTGTGGTTCTGGTGA
- the LOC112929445 gene encoding dipeptidase 2-like isoform X3 — MRPPSPEGTPAPRGPPLRRLLLVLLLPRLVSDAHTTPGTSSSATRPATPSSPSLRERARALMRDFPLVDGHNDMPLVLRQFYRQGLHDVNLRNFSRGQTSLDRLRDGFVGAQFWSAYVPCQTQERDALRLTLEQIDLIRRMCASYSELELVTSVKALNNTRKLACLIGVEGGHSLDSSLSILRTFYVLGARYLTLTHTCNTPWAESSAKGIHPFYNNVSGLTSFGEKKNGGIVMVSLSSGVLQCNLLANVSTVADHFDYIRAVIGSKFIGIGGDYDGARRFPQGLEDVSTYPVLIEELLRRGWSGEELQGVLRGNLLRVFGQVEQVREASKGQRPLEDEFPDEQLSSSCRSVLSRLHQTQYPSPYQKLTEISPEWSPKQSLSKSLPIMAPGLIVIAACSVLILWFW, encoded by the exons ATGCGGCCCCCGAGCCCCGAGGgcacccccgcgccccgcgggcCGCCCCTGCGCCGGCTCCTCCTAGTGTTGCTGCTGCCGCGGCTGGTAAGCGACGCCCACACCACGCCGGGCACCTCCAGCTCCGCGACCCGGCCggccacccccagctccccaagTCTGCGGGAGCGCGCGCGGGCCCTGATGCGCGACTTCCCTCTCGTGGACGG CCACAATGACATGCCCCTTGTCCTGAGGCAGTTTTACCGCCAGGGGCTACACGATGTCAATCTGCGCAATTTCAGCCGTGGCCAGACCAGCCTGGACAGGCTTAGAGACGGTTTCGTCGGTGCCCAG TTCTGGTCAGCCTACGTCCCATGCCAGACCCAGGAACGGGATGCCCTGCGCCTCACCCTGGAGCAAATTGACCTCATCCGCCGCATGTGTGCCTCCTATTCTGAGCTGGAGCTTGTGACCTCAGTTAAAG CTCTGAACAACACCCGGAAGTTGGCTTGCCTCATTGGTGTGGAGGGAGGACACTCACTGGACAGTAGCCTTTCCATCTTGCGTACCTTCTACGTGCTGGGTGCACGTTACCTGACACTCACTCACACCTGCAACACACCCTG GGCAGAGAGCTCAGCTAAGGGCATCCATCCCTTCTACAATAATGTCAGTGGGCTGACCAGCTTcggtgag AAGAAGAATGGTGGCATTGTGATGGTGTCTTTGTCATCGGGGGTGCTGCAATGCAACCTGTTAGCCAACGTGTCCACTGTGGCAG ATCACTTTGACTACATCAGGGCAGTCATTGGATCCAAGTTCATTGGAATTGGTGGAGATTATGATGGGGCCAGACG TTTCCCTCAGGGGCTGGAGGATGTGTCCACATACCCAGTTCTGATAGAGGAGTTGCTGAGGCGTGGCTGGAGTGGGGAAGAGCTCCAGGGTGTCCTTCGAGGAAACCTGCTGCGGGTCTTTGGACAGGTGGAACAG GTACGGGAGGCAAGTAAGGGGCAAAGGCCCTTGGAGGATGAGTTCCCGGATGAGCAGCTGAGCAGCTCTTGCCGCTCCGTTCTCTCACGTCTGCATCAGACACAGTACCCTTCTCCATACCAGAAACTAACTGAGATTTCACCTGAGTGGTCCCCTAAACAGTCATTGTCAAAATCTCTCCCCATCATGGCCCCAGGCCTCATAGTTATTGCTGCTTGTTCAGTCCTCATTCTGTGGTTCTGGTGA
- the LOC112929445 gene encoding dipeptidase 2-like isoform X4, whose amino-acid sequence MPLVLRQFYRQGLHDVNLRNFSRGQTSLDRLRDGFVGAQFWSAYVPCQTQERDALRLTLEQIDLIRRMCASYSELELVTSVKALNNTRKLACLIGVEGGHSLDSSLSILRTFYVLGARYLTLTHTCNTPWAESSAKGIHPFYNNVSGLTSFGEKVVVEMNRLGMMVDLSHVSDTVARRALEVSQAPVIFSHSAARGVCKNARNVPDDILQLLKKNGGIVMVSLSSGVLQCNLLANVSTVADHFDYIRAVIGSKFIGIGGDYDGARRFPQGLEDVSTYPVLIEELLRRGWSGEELQGVLRGNLLRVFGQVEQVREASKGQRPLEDEFPDEQLSSSCRSVLSRLHQTQYPSPYQKLTEISPEWSPKQSLSKSLPIMAPGLIVIAACSVLILWFW is encoded by the exons ATGCCCCTTGTCCTGAGGCAGTTTTACCGCCAGGGGCTACACGATGTCAATCTGCGCAATTTCAGCCGTGGCCAGACCAGCCTGGACAGGCTTAGAGACGGTTTCGTCGGTGCCCAG TTCTGGTCAGCCTACGTCCCATGCCAGACCCAGGAACGGGATGCCCTGCGCCTCACCCTGGAGCAAATTGACCTCATCCGCCGCATGTGTGCCTCCTATTCTGAGCTGGAGCTTGTGACCTCAGTTAAAG CTCTGAACAACACCCGGAAGTTGGCTTGCCTCATTGGTGTGGAGGGAGGACACTCACTGGACAGTAGCCTTTCCATCTTGCGTACCTTCTACGTGCTGGGTGCACGTTACCTGACACTCACTCACACCTGCAACACACCCTG GGCAGAGAGCTCAGCTAAGGGCATCCATCCCTTCTACAATAATGTCAGTGGGCTGACCAGCTTcggtgag AAGGTGGTGGTGGAAATGAACCGCTTGGGCATGATGGTAGATTTGTCACATGTCTCAGACACTGTGGCTCGGCGAGCCTTGGAAGTGTCACAGGCACCTGTGATCTTCTCCCACTCGGCTGCCCGAGGTGTGTGTAAGAATGCCAGGAACGTTCCCGATGATATCCTACAGCTTCTG AAGAAGAATGGTGGCATTGTGATGGTGTCTTTGTCATCGGGGGTGCTGCAATGCAACCTGTTAGCCAACGTGTCCACTGTGGCAG ATCACTTTGACTACATCAGGGCAGTCATTGGATCCAAGTTCATTGGAATTGGTGGAGATTATGATGGGGCCAGACG TTTCCCTCAGGGGCTGGAGGATGTGTCCACATACCCAGTTCTGATAGAGGAGTTGCTGAGGCGTGGCTGGAGTGGGGAAGAGCTCCAGGGTGTCCTTCGAGGAAACCTGCTGCGGGTCTTTGGACAGGTGGAACAG GTACGGGAGGCAAGTAAGGGGCAAAGGCCCTTGGAGGATGAGTTCCCGGATGAGCAGCTGAGCAGCTCTTGCCGCTCCGTTCTCTCACGTCTGCATCAGACACAGTACCCTTCTCCATACCAGAAACTAACTGAGATTTCACCTGAGTGGTCCCCTAAACAGTCATTGTCAAAATCTCTCCCCATCATGGCCCCAGGCCTCATAGTTATTGCTGCTTGTTCAGTCCTCATTCTGTGGTTCTGGTGA